From a single Synechococcus sp. WH 8016 genomic region:
- a CDS encoding helix-turn-helix transcriptional regulator: MRRQQICSQRRNPIVSQIRTFGSNSSGFGKFMHNLPECCGGHRVLQVASATTSHLSIPPSTSPSLSWSTSFRSASELATALSRLGKSFDVLQLSAGPLQGHFSVVHLKDLSIISIQTNQLLLLNGERGSDSITFSLETSGNFDDHRIFCRAIEPHSLHGFKPDLNESHFQLTAGSTTVIAITSAKKFCSFLECYGELELLENLYTCNSLRLNPEQYSKVSKQLLWYLNNPLNNAELRSMHTGHIFTLMLEAFKSTDEENFKSFEIAPRQKLIYELINWGFENSSNPVRLDEISNILFSSRRTLIQGCKENFNIGPMELLRLIRLEEVNFHLRCSELRAALDLKKVGDIANHFGFSSRGHFSAAYQNHFGETPRQTLSKANAQQAMDVKA, from the coding sequence ATGCGGCGGCAACAGATCTGCAGCCAACGCCGAAACCCGATTGTTTCGCAAATCCGCACTTTTGGGAGCAACTCGTCAGGCTTCGGAAAATTTATGCATAATCTGCCTGAATGTTGCGGAGGGCATCGCGTGTTGCAAGTTGCCAGCGCGACGACCAGCCACCTCTCCATCCCCCCATCAACCTCTCCAAGCCTCAGCTGGAGCACAAGTTTCCGTAGCGCCAGCGAGCTAGCAACAGCCCTGTCAAGGCTGGGCAAAAGCTTTGATGTTCTGCAGCTGTCAGCCGGCCCGCTTCAAGGCCACTTTTCGGTGGTTCATCTCAAAGATCTCAGCATCATCAGCATTCAGACCAATCAGCTGCTCCTACTCAATGGTGAGCGCGGATCAGATTCCATCACTTTCAGCCTAGAAACGAGCGGCAATTTCGACGATCATCGAATCTTCTGCCGGGCTATTGAACCCCATTCACTCCATGGATTCAAACCTGATCTCAATGAAAGCCACTTCCAATTAACAGCAGGTTCAACAACCGTTATTGCGATCACATCAGCCAAAAAATTCTGCAGTTTTCTGGAGTGCTACGGAGAGCTTGAATTACTTGAAAATCTCTACACATGCAATTCGCTCCGACTCAATCCTGAACAATACTCCAAGGTTTCAAAACAGCTTCTCTGGTATTTAAACAACCCATTAAATAATGCAGAATTGCGCTCAATGCACACTGGACATATTTTCACGCTAATGCTTGAAGCGTTCAAATCCACAGACGAGGAAAATTTCAAGTCGTTCGAGATAGCACCACGCCAAAAACTTATTTACGAACTCATCAACTGGGGATTCGAAAACAGCTCCAATCCCGTCAGACTCGATGAGATCAGCAACATTTTATTTAGTTCACGGCGCACCCTCATACAAGGCTGCAAAGAAAATTTCAACATAGGGCCAATGGAGTTGCTGCGCTTAATTCGATTAGAAGAAGTAAATTTTCACCTCAGATGCAGTGAATTACGTGCAGCATTAGATTTAAAGAAAGTAGGTGATATTGCTAATCACTTTGGCTTCTCAAGTCGTGGACATTTTTCAGCAGCTTATCAAAACCACTTTGGCGAAACGCCTAGACAAACGCTATCGAAAGCCAACGCTCAACAGGCAATGGATGTCAAAGCCTGA
- a CDS encoding sulfotransferase yields the protein MVLSVSSLSDVLVAGGCVRPTTLLAGLRHGAVVPQRFAVALLLSGSGLLVEPFAWLQTLWYGRAIQACACPDDPVVVIGHWRSGTTYLHQLLAADPCAATARNQLTVAPQAALVLKPLLRALLKRTMSQQRPIDAVPWGPEDPQEDEVGLARLTMDTNMAGIAFPQHYLRNFRRSVLNSSAAFERHLLEFTRLTWLYEGAGKKHLVIKNSAHTARVGLLLRLFPRARFVYLHRRPIDSVRSLTQVKQRLVQLVGLQEPPSNLRQVEETAAAHDQLQEAFARSRHLIPKGQLVEIAYDDLVQLPLITLERIYGALGISGWSTAGDAIAARIAKAQAYQAEPVVLEPAAEQRLQDLFS from the coding sequence GTGGTCTTGTCCGTATCCAGCCTTTCTGACGTGCTTGTGGCCGGTGGATGCGTTCGCCCCACCACGCTGCTGGCGGGTTTAAGGCATGGCGCTGTGGTCCCTCAGCGTTTCGCCGTTGCCCTGTTGCTGTCGGGCAGTGGCTTGCTGGTGGAACCGTTTGCCTGGTTGCAAACCCTCTGGTACGGCCGCGCGATTCAGGCCTGTGCATGCCCTGATGACCCGGTGGTGGTGATTGGCCATTGGCGCAGTGGCACCACCTATCTGCATCAGTTGTTGGCGGCTGATCCCTGTGCCGCCACTGCTCGCAATCAGCTCACCGTGGCACCGCAGGCTGCCTTGGTGCTGAAACCGTTGTTGCGAGCTTTGTTGAAGCGCACGATGTCGCAGCAGCGACCGATCGATGCGGTTCCTTGGGGCCCAGAGGATCCCCAGGAAGATGAGGTGGGTTTGGCGCGGCTCACCATGGACACCAACATGGCGGGTATTGCCTTCCCACAGCACTACTTAAGGAATTTCCGTCGCAGTGTGCTCAATAGCTCTGCTGCTTTTGAACGTCACTTGCTGGAGTTCACCCGGCTCACTTGGTTGTACGAGGGAGCTGGTAAGAAGCACCTGGTGATCAAAAATTCAGCCCACACCGCTCGGGTTGGCTTGTTGCTCCGTTTGTTCCCGCGCGCGCGTTTTGTCTACTTGCACCGTCGCCCGATCGATTCGGTTCGTTCCTTAACGCAAGTGAAACAGCGCCTGGTGCAGTTGGTGGGTCTGCAAGAGCCTCCATCCAATCTCCGGCAAGTGGAGGAAACAGCGGCAGCCCACGACCAATTGCAAGAGGCTTTCGCGCGATCGCGGCATTTGATCCCCAAGGGGCAGCTGGTGGAAATCGCTTACGACGATTTGGTGCAGTTACCTCTGATCACCTTGGAGCGGATCTATGGCGCTCTTGGGATCAGCGGATGGAGCACGGCAGGCGATGCGATTGCGGCGCGTATTGCCAAGGCCCAGGCGTATCAAGCCGAGCCTGTTGTTTTGGAACCGGCCGCTGAACAACGCCTGCAGGATTTGTTCAGCTGA